The Triticum dicoccoides isolate Atlit2015 ecotype Zavitan chromosome 6A, WEW_v2.0, whole genome shotgun sequence genome has a window encoding:
- the LOC119318657 gene encoding probable prolyl 4-hydroxylase 3, giving the protein MAPSRPLMRGAGPPRVFGSGRTGRASPYALALAALLLASAFLLALIAFGVFSLPVSSPALPTTAGAETESSGDSGGAAESESSGGSSRAARSRARRDLSEGLGERGAQWTEVISWEPRAFVYHNFLSKEECEYLIGLAKPRMVKSTVVDSETGKSKDSRVRTSSGMFLQRGRDKVIRAIERRIADYTFIPAEHGEGLQVLHYEVGQKYEPHFDYFLDEFNTKNGGQRMATILMYLSDVEEGGETIFPDANVNSSSLPWYNELSECARKGLAVKPKMGDALLFWSMKPDATLDPLSLHGGCPVIKGNKWSSTKWLHVHEYKA; this is encoded by the exons ATGGCGCCGTCGCGGCCGCTGATGCGCGGGGCGGGCCCGCCGCGGGTCTTCGGCTCCGGTCGCACGGGCCGGGCCTCGCCGTACGCGCTCGCGCTCGCCGCGCTGCTCCTCGcctccgccttcctcctcgcccTCATCGCCTTCGGCGTCTTCTCGCTCCCAGTCTCCTCCCCCGCGCTCCCCACCACTGCCGGCGCCGAGACCGAGTCCTCCGGCGACAGCGGCGGGGCCGCGGAGTCCGAGTCCTCCGGCGGCTCCTCCCGCGCCGCCCGCAGCCGCGCACGCCGCGACCTCAG CGAGGGGCTGGGCGAGCGCGGCGCGCAGTGGACGGAGGTCATCTCGTGGGAGCCCAGGGCGTTCGTCTACCACAACTTCCTG TCCAAGGAAGAGTGTGAGTACTTAATTGGATTGGCGAAACCTCGCATGGTGAAATCAACAGTGGTCGACAGTGAGACTGGTAAAAGCAAGGACAGCAGGGTTCGTACAAGTTCAGGCATGTTTCTTCAAAGAGGACGGGACAAGGTTATCCGGGCCATTGAAAGGAGGATAGCAGATTACACCTTCATACCTGCAG AACATGGAGAGGGACTCCAAGTACTGCACTATGAAGTCGGGCAGAAGTACGAACCCCACTTTGACTATTTTCTTGACGAGTTCAACACCAAGAATGGTGGTCAGCGGATGGCAACAATTCTCATGTACCT atcagatgttgaagaaggggGTGAGACTATTTTCCCTGATGCAAATGTGAACAGCAGTTCTTTGCCATGGTACAACGAACTTTCAGAGTGTGCCAGAAAAGGTCTTGCTGTGAAACCAAAGATGGGAGATGCGCTGCTTTTCTGGAGCATGAAACCAGATGCCACTCTAGATCCACTAAGTTTGCACG GGGGCTGTCCTGTTATCAAAGGGAACAAATGGTCATCAACCAAGTGGCTGCATGTTCACGAGTACAAAGCTTAG